The genomic segment GCAACTGCAATTCCTGCTGACCGGAATTCCCGTCACGCACGTGCGCGAGGACATTCGTTCGGTGGAGCTGGTCGCGCGTTCGGCGGGAGACACCCGGCTCGACCCGCAACGGATCGGAGGATTCACGCTGATCGGTAACGCAGGGCAGCGGGTGCCGCTCTCGCAGGTCGGCAAGGTCGACATCCGCATGGAGGATCCGATCCTGCGCCGTCGCGATCGAACGCCGACGATCACCGTGCGTGGCGATATCGCCGAAGGATTGCAACCGCCCGACGTGTCGACCGCGATGCTTGCGCAATTGCAGCCCATCATCGCGAAGCTGCCGGGCGGCTACCGGATCGAGGAGGCCGGCTCCATCGAGGAGGCCAACAAGGCGACCAATGCGCTCGCGCCGCTGTTCCCGATCATGATTGCGCTGACGCTGCTCATCATCATTTTCCAGACGCGCTCGATTGCCGCGACCATGATGGTGTTCGCGACCAGTCCGCTGGGTTTGATCGGCGTGGTGCCGACGCTCCTGCTGTTCAATCAGCCCTTCGGCATCAACGCATTGGTGGGGCTCATTGCGCTCTCCGGCATCCTGATGCGCAACACGCTGATCCTGATCGGCCAGATCGAAGAGAACACGCGTGCGGGCATGGCGCCGTTCGATGCGGTAGTGGAGGCCACCCTGCAGCGCTCGAGGCCCGTGATCCTGACTGCGGTTGCCGCGATGCTTGCGTTCATTCCGCTGACCCATTCCGTGTTCTGGGGCACGCTGGCTTATACGCTGATCGGAGGAACTTTCGCCGGAACGATACTGACGTTGGTGTTTCTGCCAGCTATGTACTCGATCTGGTTCAAGATCCGGCCCGGGGCAGAGGAAAGCCACTCTGCGCTCGAACCCAGTGCCAGCGTGACTTCGTAGACATGTGCGCTCCGGGTGATGATGGTCTCGCCCGGGGGCCGTCGATGTGAACCAGCAACACGACGCGTCCGGCCGGAAAGCAACTCCGCGCAATGGCCACGCTTCATTTTTCCGGTTCTCGGCGAGCTCATCGCAGCCTCCGGCGCCGGATACCCGGCGGCCGAACAGCTTACGCGGCACGAAAGCGGACATTTCTATGTAGCCACTACAACCAAAAAAATCGATCATCAGCATTATGTAAAATCAAAGGCTAACAAACTTCAGCATCGGTCACGATTGCATTCCTCGACGTTGGCGATATCGTGATCTGCGGCCTCTCGGATTGCAGCCTAATGGGCACGAGTTAGCACTGCACCAGCTTCAATCATTTGCCCGCCGTCCCAAACTGGCTGCGCCATGCCGATTCCGCAAAGTCCATTAATACCGCGCATCAATACGCTACGCCGTGACTCAGATTCTGGTGACCGGCTACCCACTCGAGCTCGGGGAGCAACTATCGTTGCGCTTGCGCGTAGTTGCGCGCATTTTCGCAGTCGAGCACACAGGCGGACTCAGCGACGCGCGGATCTCGTTGCGGCAAGCCGCCAGAATCTCGTCGGCCAGCGGCGAATCGTCCGGGCAGGCGCGCGACAAGACAATGGCGCCGACCGCATGAGCAAATATGTCGAGCAACTTGGCTCGCCCCTGCCCTGAGTCTGCACCGTTCAATACAGCGCCCTCGCCGCTCAACGCAGCCAACAAGCTTTCGATGCCGTCCGCGAACGTCGACCGGACCACTTCCGGCTGACGTGCGGCGTCGCCGCCCAGTGCCGCCATGGTGCATCCGGTGGACCGGGCGTCGCGGTGCTCACGCGAGACATACTGCTCGACGAACTGCAAGGGATCTACCCCCACGGTGAGCGCTGCTGTCTGCGCCATGCCGCAGGCGGCCGACTCCGCCATTAGATCCGTCTTGGAGCCGAACTGCCGGTAGAAGCCTCCGTGCGTGAATCCAGCCGCAGCCATGAGATCCGCGACTCCGACCCCATCGTAGCCCCGTTCGCGAAACAACTTGGACGCTGTCTCGACAACCAGCGCCCGGTTCGCCTGCGCTTGCGCCTTGGTGACCTTCATGTTTACCGCCGTGAATTCATGACTGCTAGGCCGTCACTATACATTGATGTCACTCAAAATCAAAACGTTGACATATTAGATTATGATCGTCATCATAACGGTAATTCAACACGACGAGCAACTGCGCCATGACCGAGAGGACGCTTTTTGAGCCATACACCCTGGGCGGCCTGACCCTTGCCAATCGCATCGTTATGGCACCGCTGACGCGTATCTGAAAGAGATTAAGCAGCCCACGCTGGTGGTCAATGGACGCGAGGACATCATGGTGCCGAGCATCAACTCGTTCACACTGCAGCAGCACATCCCGAACGCCCAGCTGATCCTGGGCCCGGACTCGGGACACGGCTCGCAGTTCCAATATCCCGAGCCGTTTGTCGCCCACACGGCCCTGTTCCTGGATCAGCCGGGCCCTGCGTCCTGAGCGGGCACCAAAGATCTGCTTCTGGCGCAATCACCACTGCCCAATCCAACCTGACACCGACAAGGAATCAAATCATGAGCACACTGCCTACCGTCCTCATCACCGGCGCCTCCAGCGGTATCGGTGCCACCTACGCCGAACGCTTCGCCAAACGCGGCCACAAGCTCGTGCTCGTCGCCCGCGACAAGGCGCGACTGGAAGCCTTGGCCGACCGCTTGCGCGCTGAAGCCAAGGTGTCCATCGACGTGCTGCCGGCCGATCTCAACCAAGAGGCCGACATCGCTGCGGTCGAAGCACAACTGCGTGACGATGCCAGCATCGGCGTCCTGATCAACAACGCCGGCACAGCACAGTCCGGTGGCTTCCTGCAGCAATCGGCCGAGAGCATCGAGCGGCTGATCGGGCTCAACACCACCGCGCTGACGCGCCTGGCTGCCGCAGTCGCGCCGCGATTCGCCCAGGCGGGCATCGGTGCGATCGTCAACATCGGTTCGGTGGTGGGTTTCGCACCCGAGTTCGGCATGTCGATCTACGGTGCGACCAAGGCGTTCGTACTGTTCCTATCGCAGGGCCTGAACCTGGAACTGGGTTCCAAGGGCGTGTACGTGCAGGCCGTTCTACCGGCGGGCACCCGCACCGAGATTTGGGACCGCGCCGGTATCGACGTCAAGACGCTCCCCGACTTGATGGACGTGGGCGAGCTGGTCGATGCGGCGCTCGTCGGCTTCGATCGCCGCGAACTGGTCACGATCCCGCCGCTGCATGCCGCCGAGCGCTGGGACGCGCTGGACCGCGCACGCCAGACGCTGCTGGGCGACATTCGCCAGGCCCACGCGGCCGAGCGCTATCGATCGCACGACTGATTCTCGCCTCTTGTTTCTCGCCGAGCCTTCGCCCATTCCAATGGAGACAGCATGTCTTATCTGTCACGAGCAGCAGGCCTGTGCCTGATCGCGTTGTCCGTAGCGCTGCTGTCCGCATGCGCCACGGCCGACAAGTCGCCTACGGCACCAAGCATCGCCATCGCAGCCACTGTGCAGAGCGTGTCGTGGAAGAACGTGCCCACGCAGGTCATCTCGGCCGACGGTGTGGACTTCGCCTACCGCGAACTGGGCCAGGACAACGGTGGCACGCCCGTGATCTTTCTGGTCCACTTGGCGGGCGTTATGGACAACTGGGATCCTCGAGTGGTGGACGGCATCGCCGCGAAGCATCACGTGGTCGCGTTCGACAACCGCGGCATTGGTGCGTCCACGGGCAAGCCGGCCGACACCATCGAGAAAATGGCGGACGACGCCATCACCTTCATCAAGGCCAAAGGCTTCAAGCAGGTTGACCTTTTCGGCTTCTCGATGGGCGGGATGGTCGCGCAGGAGATTGTGTTGAAGGAACCTCAACTCGTGCGCAAGCTGATCCTGACGGGCACTGGCCCCGCGGGCGGTCCCGGCATCAGCACCGTTGCGAGAGTGGCGAACTACGACCTGATACGCGCGATGTTCACCGGCCAAGACCCGAAGCAGTATCTCTTCTTCACGCGTACGCCCAATGGTATCGCGGCCGGCAAGGCCTTCCTGCAACGCCTGCAGGAACGCACGGAGAACCGAGACAAGAGTATTACCGTGGGCGCCTACATGGCCCAGCTTCGGGCGCTCAAAGCGTGGGGACAGAAGCACCCGGCCGATCTTTCGGTGGTAAAGCAGCCCGCACTGGTAGCCAACGGCGATGACGATCGGATGGTCCCGACCAGTAATACCTACGACCTCGCCAAGCGCCTGCCGAACAGCGAACTGATCATCTACCCCGACGCCGGCCATGGGGGGATCTTCCAGTACCACGAGGATTTCGTGCCGAAGGCGCTCGCCTTCTTGGCGAAGTGACCCTGAGCCGGACGGAAACGGCCTCGCCGTCGCGCTCCTAAGATAGAAGGACACTGCAATGACTGACACCCATCTCAATGCGCCCACCCGTTATGTCGAGGTTGACGGCGCTCGATTCGCCTACCGGCGCTGGGGCAACACGGGCACCTCGCAGCCCCCCTTGTTGATGTTGCAGCACTTTCGTGGTGGCATGGACCATTGGGATCCCTTAATGACGGATGGTTTGGCCGAAGGTCGGGAGGTTATCCTGTACAACGGCCGGGGCATCGCCTCTTCCGGTGGAACCCCTCGCACCCGCATCGAAGACATGGCCGACGACGCGGCAGCCGTCGTTCGAGCCCTTGGCTCGCAGCAGGTTGACGTCCTGGGCTTCTCGCTCGGTGGCTTCCAAGCGCTGGACCTGACTTGGCGCCATCCGAAACTGGTGCGCAAGCTCATGCTGTTGGGTACCGGCCCGCGCGGTGGTGATCCCGACATGGAGCCGAAGGTACTGTCGACGGCGCCTCGGCCCGTACCGGTATTCGAAGACTTCGAGTACCTGTTCTTTGGTCGCTCCGAAGCGGCAAAGAAGGCCGCGCGCGAGTTTTGGGAGCGCCGCCACCAGCGCGCTGACCAGGATCCGCCGTCGTCTCAGGAGGTGGCCGCTGCGCAGATCGAAGCCAACATGCATTACCTGCCCAGGGTTTCGGAAGACGACCCGTTCGCGTACCTGCGTGGCATCCAACAACCGACGTTCATCCTGAACGGCGTGCACGACGTGATGATCCCGACCGTCAACTCGTTCTACATGGCGCGCAATATCCCCAACGCACAGTTGTTCATCTATCCCGATGCCGGGCACGGTGCGCAATTCCAATACCCGAAGCGCTTCCTGCACCACGCCGTGCACTTCCTCGGCGAATGACGGCGCCACCGACACTCCTGCACGAGCGCTGATCCACCTACTCCCGAGGCCACCGACCATGCTCAAATTCAAGTTCCTGCTGTGGATGTTCACTCGGCTGCTGCAGCGCCAGCTCAAGAACAATCCCGATTGTGCCAGCTACGTCGCTGGTAAGGACTTGGTGTTCCAGATCCACACCGAGGCGGGCGTCGGTCGCACGTTCTTCATCCGCAACAGCGCCATCCACTCCGTATCAGGCCTGGTGGATCAGCCTCGCTTCACTTTCAGCTTCAAGGATGCCGGCAAGGGCTTTGAGATTCTCTCGGCCAAAGACAGCCAGAATGCCTTTCTGAAGGGCCTGGGCAACAAAGAGCTAACCATCAGCGGAGATTTTCAGGAGGTGATGTGGTTCCAGGGGCTGACGGCCTTCCTGCAGCCACCCAAGAAGATCGCGCCCTACGACCGCACAGCCTTTGAGTCGCCCATGGAAACAAACCTGCTGAACCAACCCCTGCGCCTGCCCAACGGCAGCGTACTGCGCAGTCGCCTTGCCAAGGCAGCCATGAGTGAAACGCTGGGCACCTACGACAATCGCCCGACCAAGGATCTGGTGCAGTTGTACCGGCGCTGGGCCAATACGGGTTTGGGCTTGATCATGACGGGCAACGTAATGATTGATCGTCGCGCACTGGGCGAACCCGGCAACGTGGTGATCGAGGACGAGGCGGACCTGCCGATGCTGCGACAGTGGGCACAGGCCGTGACCGGACAAGGGGCGGCTATCTGGGCCCAGCTCAACCATCCGGGCAAGCAGTCGACCAAGGGGCTGAACGCTTACAACCTCGCGCCCTCGGCCGTACCGTTCCGCGAGGACATGGCCGCTTTCTTCGAGACCCCGCGCGAAGCCACCATCGCCGAAATCCAGGACATCATCACGCGCTTCGGGCGTAGCGCGGCCATCTGCAAGAAGGCCGGATTCAGCGGTGTCGAAATCCACGGCGCCCATGGCTATCTGGTCAACCAGTTCCTCTCCCCGCACCACAACCGACGCACCGACGAATGGGGTGGCAGCCCAGAGAAGCGGCGGCGCTTCGTGCTGGCCGTCTATGCAGAGGTCCGCCGCCAAGTGGGGCCGGATTTTGCGGTGGGGATCAAGCTCAACTCGGCCGACTTCCAGCACGGTGGCTTCACCGCGGACGAGTCGATCGAGACGATCCACGCATTGGTGAATGCAGGCATCGATCTGATAGAGATTTCCGGCGGCACCTACGAGGCACCGGCCATGAGTGGTGCGATGCAGGAGCCGAAGAAGGCGTCCACCGCAGCCCGTGAAGCCTACTTCCTCGAGTTCGCCGAAAGGGTGCGCGCAGCGGTGAAGGTGCCGCTGATGGTCACCGGTGGCTTTCGCACGGCGATCGGCATGAATGACGCCCTTCGCTCCGGCGCACTCGATGTGGTCGGCCTGGCGCGGCTGCTGGCGATCGACCCTGACGCGCCTGCCGCCCTGCTTCAAGGGCGCGACAGTTCGCAGCATGTACGCCCCATCAGCACGGGGCTCAAGGCGGTCGACCGCATGGGGATCATGGAGGTGCTGTGGTACACGCGCCAGCTCAAGCGTATTGCAAGAGGCCAGTCGCCGCGTCCCGACGAGGGCGGGTTGTCTGCATTCCTGAAGTCTGCGCTCCACAGCGGTTGGGGCACGTTCCGCACGCGGCGCCTGCGGGCGCGCGGGTGAGCGTGGCCCGTTTACGGCCAGCACGCGTACAGATAAACATCGCATGAAACGACCCACCACCCGATCCAAAGAGAGTACGCACGAACGCATCGTTGATGCGGGCGCACGTGCGATCCGCCGCTTCGGCTTCGACGGGATCGGCATTGCCGACATCATGAAGCTGGCCGGCCTGACCCACGGCGGGTTCTATGCGCACTTCGCCTCCCGTGAGGTGATGCTTGCCGAGTTGGTCGACCGCGCTGGCGCAGAAGCCGTCGAGACCTTCCTGCGCATCGTGGCTGCAGCTCCGACTGGCAAATCGCAGCAGGCGTTGCTGCGCGCTTATCTGTCGCAAGAACACGTGAAGAATCCCGAGTCCGGCTGTCCGGTGGCTTCGCTGGGAACGGATCTATCTCGTCAGTCGCCGGCGATTCGTCGCGCCGCATCAAGGACCTGCTGAGCATCGTATCCCGGCATGCCACCGACAGGGAGCAGCCCGATGCGGATGCGCGTGCTCTGGTGACCGCCGCCACGATGATTGGCGCAGTCGTGCTGGCGCGCGCGGTCGACGAAGAAGCGCTCTCCGAAGTCGTGCTGTCCGCGACGCGGGCGCACCTTGTCCCTGAAACGGATTGAGATGCCATCTATTTTTTGCCCTCGCACGTGAAGCCCAGATACTGAACAAGGGACCAACCAAGAGCAATGACCATGACCTTCAAAGCACTGCTGAGCACCAAGACAGGTGACTCGATTTCCACAGATGTTGTCGATTTCGACGAAGCCGACCTAATGCCAGGCGACGTTACCGTCGCGATCGACTATTCCACCGTCAACTACAAGGACGCGATGGCGATCAGTGGCCGCGCGCCGGTGATTCGCAAGTTCCCTCTTATCCCCGGGATCGACTTCGCAGGCACGGTGGAAACCTCCTCGCATCCAGGCTTCGCGGTGGGCGAGAGTGTGGTCGCCAACGGCTGGGGGTTGAGCCAAACCAACCACGGCGGTTTCGCACAGAAGGCGCGAGTACCGGGCGACTGGCTGATCAAGCTGCCCGAGACGTTCTCGACGCACGACGCCATGGGCATCGGAACGGCCGGGTACACCGCGATGTTGTCCGTGCTCGCGCTGGAGCATGCGGGGGTAACACCGGACAAAGGCGATGTGCTGGTGACCGGCGCCGGCGGCGGAGCCGGCTCCATTGCCATCGCTTTGCTGTCGAAACTGGGCTACCGGGTGGTTGCATCGACCGGTCGGCTGGAAGAGGCCGACTACCTGCGCGAGCTGGGTGCAGCCGAAATCATCGACCGCCGCACGCTGTCCGAGCCGGGCGCTCCGATCGCCAACGAGCGCTGGGCCGGTGCGATCGACTCGGTGGGCAGCCATACGCTTGCCAACGTCCTCGCTCAAACTCAGTACCGCGGAGCGGTGGCTGCCTTCGGGCTGGCTCAGGGCGCGGACCTGCCCGGTTCGGTGCTGCCCTTCATCCTGCGTAACGTGACGCTGGCGGGAATCGACTCGGTCAATGCCCCGCAGGACTTACGGCAGAACGCATGGGCGCGTTTGGCTGTCGACCTGGATCTGGGCAAGCTTGCACGGACCACGCAGGTGGTGGGGCTGGCCGAAGTCCTGGTCCTTGTGGACCCGATGCTGCAAGGCCAGGTGCGTGGCCGCACCATCGTGGATGTCAACGCCTGAGGCCGGGCACCAAGGAGTCAACCATGTCGAGTTCCAGTGTCCAGAGTGAATCGACCACCCCCTACGCCCACGTCAAGACCCATTCGGTCGCCGCGGCGGGAACCACCTTCGCCTACCGCGAATTGGGTCCGGCAGGCGGTATTCCCGTGGTGCTGCTGAACCATTGGGGCGCCGTGCTGGACAACTTCGATCCACGCATAGTCGATGGCCTCGCTCGCCAGTATCGTGTCATCGCCGTCGACTACCGTGGGATTGGTGCATCCGGTGGCACTGCACCTGTGACCGTCGACGAGATGGCCCGCGACACCATCGCCCTGATCCGCGCGTTGGGTTTCGATCGTGTCGACCTGCTGGGGTTCTCACTGGGTGGGTTCGTCGCACAGGACGTGGCGCTGAAGGCTCCGCAGCTGGTACGCAAGCTCATCCTCACGGGCACTGGTCCCGCAGGGGGCCCAGGCATCGATCATGTCGGCGCCGTGTCCTGGCCCCTGATGCTCAAGGGCTTGCTGACTCTGCGCGACCCCAAGGCCTATTTGTTCTTTACGTCCACGGCCAATGGCCGGCAGGCCGCAAGCGCCTTCCTGAAACGGCTCAAGGAACGCAAGTCCGGTCGCGACAAGGAGCCAACGCCTCGCGCATTCCTGCGCCAGCTCAAGGCGATCAAGGCCTGGGGCCAGCAAGTGCCGCAACGCCTTGGTCATTTACAGATGCCGGTGCTGATCGCCAATGGCGATCACGACATCATGGTGCCGACCGCCCTGAGCCACGACATGGCCCGTCGCATTCCCCAGGCGCAACTCGTCATCTACAAAGACGCGGGCCACGGAGGGATTTTTCAGTACCACGCCGACTTTGTGCCCAAGGCGCTGGCGTTTCTGTCGCAATGAAGGCTGACAGAACTTGATTCGAAGCAAGTCCCATTGCAGACAGACATGACCAACACCACCACAATTGGAGAAGCAGGATGAAAGCAGTCAGATTCCACACGACCGGCGGGCCGGACGCCTTGGTCTATGAAGAGCTTCCAGATCCGGCCATCGAAGACGACGACGTGCTTACCTGGCCTTCCCGGAATTGATCCAGTCCACGCTGACAGAACTCATCGGCCTGGTTCTGTCCGGCAAGGTGGTACTACAGCCGGGAACGGTTTTGCCACTTTCGCAGGCCGCCGAAGCACATCGCCTGCTGGAAGGACGACAGACCACCGGCAAGGTGGTGCTTCAGCCATGGGCGTGAGCATCGTTCCGTCCAGACGCAAAACCACCATCAATCACACTCGAAGTCCCAACATCATGAAAGCACTCACCTTCAAACGCTACGGCAAATCGCACGAGATAGGGTTCGCTGAAGTTTCTTTCCCCACACTCAAACCCGACGAAATGCTCGTGGAGGTTCATGCCGTGGGGCTGAATCCGATCGACAACATGATCCCGACCGGCATGTTCAAAGCCGTGCTGAAATTCGAACTACCGGCCACGATGGGCAGCGACCTTGCCGGCGTGGTGAAGGAGGTCGGCAGCCGCGTGACGCGCTTCCAGCCAGGCGACGCAGTCTTCGCCAGCCTCTTCGACTTGGGCACCGGCTCGCTCGCCGAATTTGCCGTGGTGCCCGAACGCGTTGCCGCCCCGAAGCCGGCCAACCTGGACTTCGTGCAGGCGGCCTCGGTTCCTATGGTCGGGCTGACGTCGTGGCAAGCCCTGAAGGAACGCGCGAAAATTCAGAGGGGACAGAAAGTGTTCATTCCCGCAGGGTCCGGCGGAATCGGTACGTTTGCGATCCAACTGGCCAAGCACTTCGGAGCCAAGGTGGGCACGACCACCAGCACGGGCAATGTACAACTGGTGAGTGGCCTTGGCGCAGACGAGGTGGTTGACTACACGAAGCAGGAGTTCGAGAACGTGCTGCGCGGCTACGATATGGTACTGGGAACCATGCGCGGCGACTCCATCGAGAAGTCCGTCGGCATCCTCAAGCCAGGGGGCAAGATCGTGTCGCTCATCGGTCCGCTGGACGCGGCGTTCGCCAATGCTCGCCGGTTGAACTTCGTCCTGAAGTTCGTCTTCGGACTGATGAGCCGAAAGATCAGGCGCCTTGCGGCAAAGAAGGACGCCACCTACTCGTTCCTCTTCGTACGCGCCGACGGCGCGCAATTGCGCGAGATCGGCGAGTTGTTCGAATCGGGACGCATTCGACCGGTGATCGACAAGGTTTTTGCATTCGACCACGCCAAGGAAGCGCTTGAGTATTTGGCGCAAGGACGTGCGAAGGGTAAGGTCGTTGTCGAAGTCAAATGAATTGACCAGGGGACTTGGGGAAGAGTGATTTGGTAGGCATATACAAGGTA from the Burkholderia pyrrocinia genome contains:
- a CDS encoding NADP-dependent oxidoreductase, with product MKALTFKRYGKSHEIGFAEVSFPTLKPDEMLVEVHAVGLNPIDNMIPTGMFKAVLKFELPATMGSDLAGVVKEVGSRVTRFQPGDAVFASLFDLGTGSLAEFAVVPERVAAPKPANLDFVQAASVPMVGLTSWQALKERAKIQRGQKVFIPAGSGGIGTFAIQLAKHFGAKVGTTTSTGNVQLVSGLGADEVVDYTKQEFENVLRGYDMVLGTMRGDSIEKSVGILKPGGKIVSLIGPLDAAFANARRLNFVLKFVFGLMSRKIRRLAAKKDATYSFLFVRADGAQLREIGELFESGRIRPVIDKVFAFDHAKEALEYLAQGRAKGKVVVEVK
- a CDS encoding NADH:flavin oxidoreductase/NADH oxidase family protein; translation: METNLLNQPLRLPNGSVLRSRLAKAAMSETLGTYDNRPTKDLVQLYRRWANTGLGLIMTGNVMIDRRALGEPGNVVIEDEADLPMLRQWAQAVTGQGAAIWAQLNHPGKQSTKGLNAYNLAPSAVPFREDMAAFFETPREATIAEIQDIITRFGRSAAICKKAGFSGVEIHGAHGYLVNQFLSPHHNRRTDEWGGSPEKRRRFVLAVYAEVRRQVGPDFAVGIKLNSADFQHGGFTADESIETIHALVNAGIDLIEISGGTYEAPAMSGAMQEPKKASTAAREAYFLEFAERVRAAVKVPLMVTGGFRTAIGMNDALRSGALDVVGLARLLAIDPDAPAALLQGRDSSQHVRPISTGLKAVDRMGIMEVLWYTRQLKRIARGQSPRPDEGGLSAFLKSALHSGWGTFRTRRLRARG
- a CDS encoding zinc-binding dehydrogenase; translated protein: MIQSTLTELIGLVLSGKVVLQPGTVLPLSQAAEAHRLLEGRQTTGKVVLQPWA
- a CDS encoding alpha/beta fold hydrolase, whose amino-acid sequence is MVVNGREDIMVPSINSFTLQQHIPNAQLILGPDSGHGSQFQYPEPFVAHTALFLDQPGPAS
- a CDS encoding TetR/AcrR family transcriptional regulator, which produces MKVTKAQAQANRALVVETASKLFRERGYDGVGVADLMAAAGFTHGGFYRQFGSKTDLMAESAACGMAQTAALTVGVDPLQFVEQYVSREHRDARSTGCTMAALGGDAARQPEVVRSTFADGIESLLAALSGEGAVLNGADSGQGRAKLLDIFAHAVGAIVLSRACPDDSPLADEILAACRNEIRASLSPPVCSTAKMRATTRKRNDSCSPSSSG
- a CDS encoding SDR family NAD(P)-dependent oxidoreductase translates to MSTLPTVLITGASSGIGATYAERFAKRGHKLVLVARDKARLEALADRLRAEAKVSIDVLPADLNQEADIAAVEAQLRDDASIGVLINNAGTAQSGGFLQQSAESIERLIGLNTTALTRLAAAVAPRFAQAGIGAIVNIGSVVGFAPEFGMSIYGATKAFVLFLSQGLNLELGSKGVYVQAVLPAGTRTEIWDRAGIDVKTLPDLMDVGELVDAALVGFDRRELVTIPPLHAAERWDALDRARQTLLGDIRQAHAAERYRSHD
- a CDS encoding MDR family oxidoreductase, translating into MTFKALLSTKTGDSISTDVVDFDEADLMPGDVTVAIDYSTVNYKDAMAISGRAPVIRKFPLIPGIDFAGTVETSSHPGFAVGESVVANGWGLSQTNHGGFAQKARVPGDWLIKLPETFSTHDAMGIGTAGYTAMLSVLALEHAGVTPDKGDVLVTGAGGGAGSIAIALLSKLGYRVVASTGRLEEADYLRELGAAEIIDRRTLSEPGAPIANERWAGAIDSVGSHTLANVLAQTQYRGAVAAFGLAQGADLPGSVLPFILRNVTLAGIDSVNAPQDLRQNAWARLAVDLDLGKLARTTQVVGLAEVLVLVDPMLQGQVRGRTIVDVNA
- a CDS encoding alpha/beta fold hydrolase — protein: MTDTHLNAPTRYVEVDGARFAYRRWGNTGTSQPPLLMLQHFRGGMDHWDPLMTDGLAEGREVILYNGRGIASSGGTPRTRIEDMADDAAAVVRALGSQQVDVLGFSLGGFQALDLTWRHPKLVRKLMLLGTGPRGGDPDMEPKVLSTAPRPVPVFEDFEYLFFGRSEAAKKAAREFWERRHQRADQDPPSSQEVAAAQIEANMHYLPRVSEDDPFAYLRGIQQPTFILNGVHDVMIPTVNSFYMARNIPNAQLFIYPDAGHGAQFQYPKRFLHHAVHFLGE
- a CDS encoding alpha/beta fold hydrolase; protein product: MSSSSVQSESTTPYAHVKTHSVAAAGTTFAYRELGPAGGIPVVLLNHWGAVLDNFDPRIVDGLARQYRVIAVDYRGIGASGGTAPVTVDEMARDTIALIRALGFDRVDLLGFSLGGFVAQDVALKAPQLVRKLILTGTGPAGGPGIDHVGAVSWPLMLKGLLTLRDPKAYLFFTSTANGRQAASAFLKRLKERKSGRDKEPTPRAFLRQLKAIKAWGQQVPQRLGHLQMPVLIANGDHDIMVPTALSHDMARRIPQAQLVIYKDAGHGGIFQYHADFVPKALAFLSQ
- a CDS encoding alpha/beta fold hydrolase, with the protein product MSYLSRAAGLCLIALSVALLSACATADKSPTAPSIAIAATVQSVSWKNVPTQVISADGVDFAYRELGQDNGGTPVIFLVHLAGVMDNWDPRVVDGIAAKHHVVAFDNRGIGASTGKPADTIEKMADDAITFIKAKGFKQVDLFGFSMGGMVAQEIVLKEPQLVRKLILTGTGPAGGPGISTVARVANYDLIRAMFTGQDPKQYLFFTRTPNGIAAGKAFLQRLQERTENRDKSITVGAYMAQLRALKAWGQKHPADLSVVKQPALVANGDDDRMVPTSNTYDLAKRLPNSELIIYPDAGHGGIFQYHEDFVPKALAFLAK